One Candidatus Omnitrophota bacterium DNA window includes the following coding sequences:
- a CDS encoding ATP-binding protein: MDLITPRRKFLITAPLALLLPSGLLTYLGLVMVQGVESRYEMNAQSAVNTIITSVRNRTNQRLEQKILTPFKSIIQDQLERLSPAIPPSKNGVMQFNEKLLYVSLIFIYGGDGVIYFFERSDNPTGAGSRWTQSEAPHSTFTARLKSEIDTEIEKSIEVFNDYGIPPSEEGYPFHPLAYPEDLYPRDIQRELAFFIVLNPQRAATNSALDANHSNGVLAAGFTFNFDYLNQTFFNDILKELWDYPNELQYPITILDKVTQEPVGSINNADFSKVNVSKYIPRLFSDDFPWYRIHFSRYLEDNIMGVARYEKTIYYSLIATANLIMIAGVIGALRNILKELALSDMRSNFVSRVSHELRTPLGLIRLYAETLEMGRIRDSGKQKEYLHSITKESERLTHLINNILDFSQIEFNKKDYAIKEASLEEVVYEAADGMRYHIERHGMSLRLEIEQDLPEIPCDPEALRQAIYNLIFNAIKYSGEGKEIAVSARRINGEAAIEIADRGIGIARDQQKKIFQEFYRVDDPRVRETGGSGLGLAVVKHIVEGHKGRIDVHSEPGKGSVFTIYLPLKRGDSSYKRKS, encoded by the coding sequence ATGGATCTGATTACGCCGCGCCGCAAGTTCTTAATCACGGCCCCCCTTGCGCTATTGTTGCCGTCTGGATTATTGACGTATTTAGGATTGGTCATGGTCCAAGGCGTGGAAAGCCGTTATGAAATGAACGCTCAAAGCGCCGTCAATACGATCATCACCAGCGTGCGCAACCGCACCAACCAACGCCTGGAACAAAAAATCCTCACCCCCTTCAAATCCATCATCCAAGATCAGCTGGAGCGTTTATCTCCCGCGATTCCTCCCTCGAAAAACGGCGTTATGCAGTTCAACGAAAAACTACTGTACGTCTCCTTGATTTTCATCTACGGCGGCGATGGCGTAATCTATTTTTTCGAACGAAGCGACAATCCCACCGGCGCCGGGTCTCGATGGACGCAAAGCGAAGCTCCGCATTCGACTTTTACGGCGCGATTGAAAAGCGAAATCGACACGGAAATCGAAAAAAGCATCGAAGTCTTCAACGATTATGGGATTCCCCCTTCCGAGGAGGGTTATCCTTTCCATCCCCTCGCCTATCCCGAAGATCTTTATCCCCGCGACATTCAAAGGGAATTGGCGTTTTTCATAGTGCTCAATCCCCAGCGCGCCGCGACGAATTCCGCGCTGGACGCCAACCATTCCAACGGCGTACTCGCCGCCGGCTTCACTTTCAATTTCGATTACCTCAACCAAACGTTCTTCAATGATATTCTCAAAGAATTATGGGATTATCCCAACGAGCTGCAATATCCCATCACGATACTCGATAAAGTTACTCAAGAACCCGTGGGAAGCATCAATAATGCGGATTTCAGCAAAGTCAACGTGAGCAAATACATCCCCCGTTTGTTCAGCGACGATTTTCCCTGGTACCGAATCCATTTCTCCCGCTACCTCGAAGACAACATTATGGGCGTCGCCCGTTACGAAAAGACGATCTACTACAGCCTCATCGCAACCGCCAATCTCATCATGATCGCAGGCGTCATCGGAGCGCTGCGCAATATCCTGAAAGAATTGGCGCTATCCGATATGCGCTCCAATTTCGTGTCACGCGTATCCCACGAATTGCGAACGCCGTTGGGATTGATCCGCCTCTACGCGGAAACGCTGGAGATGGGACGCATTCGCGACAGCGGGAAACAAAAAGAATACCTCCATTCCATCACGAAGGAGAGCGAGCGGCTCACGCATTTAATCAACAACATCCTCGATTTTTCCCAGATCGAATTCAACAAAAAGGATTACGCCATCAAGGAAGCCTCCTTGGAGGAGGTCGTCTACGAGGCGGCGGATGGAATGCGCTATCACATCGAACGCCACGGCATGAGTCTACGGCTTGAGATCGAACAGGATCTTCCCGAAATCCCCTGCGATCCCGAAGCGCTGCGGCAGGCGATCTACAATCTGATTTTCAACGCCATCAAATATTCGGGAGAAGGCAAGGAAATCGCCGTCAGCGCCCGCCGCATCAACGGAGAAGCCGCCATCGAGATCGCCGATCGCGGCATTGGAATTGCGCGCGATCAACAAAAGAAAATCTTTCAGGAATTTTATCGCGTAGACGATCCTCGTGTGCGGGAAACCGGCGGCAGCGGACTGGGGCTGGCCGTCGTCAAACACATCGTCGAAGGCCATAAAGGACGGATCGATGTCCACAGCGAACCAGGAAAAGGCAGCGTTTTTACGATCTATCTGCCCTTGAAGCGGGGGGATTCTTCCTATAAACGCAAATCGTGA
- a CDS encoding O-antigen ligase family protein, with translation MKNTFSWRRQIDIFILVIFLAPVLLVPLIFTGFNTNTIIIKETYLQFGVIYMTALLPFVWRRNHQEGLIYSYPSSFPLLLLGLALYLFYSAYGLSGHPRSIHEFTRWFSYLLLTMATIDFAVHTRRFLAYLYITIFVSLIISLYACLQAIGIEPFFNWSSFAWEDQSARRVCATLGNPDFLAGYLVALFPATITLAIVNKGILRRFFAAVAVIQGLALVLSYSRGGWMAAFFTALLLFSLLTYLNWVREPVLFNPRITLRGALAGLAAMTAAGAGALFFLWNEIAAAFFRLSSLTEGSSVATRLYFYKAAFLMWLERPWRGFGLGTFTLYFYEFRDKELSIFLPFRKHYLEHAHNEYLEILSETGLIGFLLYSLLLIAAARFHWRTIMKYRTRENLVLIGLGCGIIGLMLHNLSTVTLRQTPTVFLFWSFIGAAIGRAAYLNRRESTGSSRWIRRIWLLAIPFAVVLLFHEAIENYAGDCLMRSGHDLIKKTSQDETMKFNREKMEEALIKLHQSARLAPDRFEPYLWMALCYYKFFDYQQAREAYLQLDRLQHNFTSTPMNLSITALKRADYFIDYKKAIPPDVLNSLVENCGKEAISWIQAAIKDDPTAPEYYAILGRSYLKTLGAVDQAKEAFQRALKAEEKRPFENPLERKETENFLKSIQSYQANIEAASPEIDPASAPSLSNVDMRGGKGKVFSTLE, from the coding sequence ATGAAGAATACATTTTCCTGGCGGCGCCAAATCGATATCTTTATCCTAGTGATTTTTCTGGCGCCGGTTTTACTCGTTCCTCTGATTTTTACCGGATTCAACACCAATACCATCATTATCAAAGAGACCTACCTGCAATTCGGCGTGATTTATATGACCGCGCTCCTACCGTTCGTTTGGCGCCGCAACCATCAGGAAGGCTTGATCTATTCCTATCCTTCCTCGTTCCCGCTGCTTCTTTTGGGGCTTGCGCTTTATCTTTTCTATTCCGCTTATGGATTATCTGGTCATCCCCGGTCGATTCATGAGTTTACTCGTTGGTTCAGTTATCTGCTATTGACGATGGCAACGATTGACTTCGCCGTTCATACCCGCCGTTTTCTTGCCTATCTCTACATTACGATCTTCGTATCCCTGATCATAAGCCTTTATGCCTGTTTGCAGGCCATTGGGATCGAACCTTTTTTCAACTGGTCTTCCTTCGCATGGGAGGATCAATCGGCGCGGCGCGTCTGCGCTACGTTGGGCAATCCCGATTTTCTCGCCGGTTATCTCGTCGCCCTGTTTCCTGCAACCATTACGTTGGCGATCGTTAACAAGGGCATTCTCCGGCGCTTCTTCGCCGCCGTCGCCGTCATCCAGGGATTAGCGCTCGTCTTATCCTACAGCCGGGGCGGGTGGATGGCGGCGTTTTTCACAGCTTTGCTGCTCTTTTCGCTGTTGACGTACCTCAACTGGGTGCGAGAACCGGTATTATTCAATCCACGAATCACTTTGCGCGGCGCGCTGGCCGGTCTCGCCGCCATGACCGCGGCGGGCGCAGGCGCTCTCTTTTTTCTTTGGAACGAAATCGCGGCGGCGTTCTTTCGTTTATCCAGTCTGACGGAGGGATCGTCAGTGGCGACTCGGCTCTATTTCTATAAAGCGGCGTTCCTTATGTGGTTGGAGCGGCCTTGGCGAGGTTTCGGGCTGGGAACGTTTACGCTTTATTTCTATGAATTTCGCGATAAAGAACTCTCTATTTTTCTTCCTTTCCGCAAACATTATTTGGAACACGCTCACAACGAATATTTGGAGATTCTATCGGAAACAGGCCTCATCGGCTTTTTGCTTTATTCCCTCTTATTAATCGCCGCCGCGCGCTTCCATTGGCGGACCATAATGAAATACCGGACGCGGGAGAATCTTGTTCTGATTGGTTTGGGATGCGGAATCATTGGATTAATGCTGCATAACCTCTCCACCGTTACCCTGCGCCAAACGCCCACTGTTTTTCTGTTTTGGTCGTTTATTGGAGCGGCAATAGGGCGCGCCGCTTATTTAAACCGGCGAGAATCGACGGGAAGCAGCCGTTGGATTCGGCGGATATGGTTATTGGCAATTCCTTTTGCCGTCGTATTGCTCTTTCATGAAGCTATCGAGAATTACGCGGGCGATTGTCTGATGCGCTCCGGCCACGACTTGATTAAAAAAACTAGTCAAGATGAAACCATGAAATTCAACCGTGAAAAGATGGAAGAAGCATTGATAAAATTGCATCAATCCGCCCGCCTGGCGCCCGACCGTTTCGAACCGTATCTGTGGATGGCGCTTTGCTATTATAAATTTTTCGATTATCAACAGGCGCGAGAGGCGTATCTCCAACTCGACCGGCTTCAACATAATTTCACGTCTACACCCATGAACTTAAGCATCACCGCTTTAAAACGCGCCGATTACTTTATCGATTATAAAAAAGCGATTCCCCCCGATGTTCTAAATAGTTTAGTAGAAAATTGCGGCAAAGAGGCTATCAGCTGGATTCAAGCCGCCATCAAAGATGATCCCACAGCGCCGGAATATTACGCCATCCTGGGCCGCAGCTACTTGAAAACGCTTGGCGCCGTCGATCAAGCGAAGGAAGCCTTCCAACGCGCTCTGAAGGCGGAGGAAAAGAGACCCTTCGAAAATCCTCTTGAAAGGAAAGAGACGGAGAATTTTCTAAAAAGTATCCAATCGTACCAAGCGAATATTGAAGCGGCGTCGCCGGAAATCGATCCCGCCTCAGCGCCGTCACTATCGAACGTTGATATGCGGGGTGGTAAAGGCAAGGTCTTTTCTACCCTTGAGTAA
- a CDS encoding TlpA disulfide reductase family protein, whose amino-acid sequence MMAKTFRLLTMMGLLTAVFWTMNCGNQPETIVSKPTESQSAAVAPANTEAVVSTPTPEPLALAPAGIEAEKSVASGLDNIALEDLKRFIQRRASKPLFLLVWTSGSSPCLELAALIAELHQKYRDERIDFLALSIDAVSETVGNVPTAIREHKITLPVKILTEKDADKIVASLDLSWNGEVPMVFLYDGQGKIAEKYSAPQPKETYDKAIQSLLKKK is encoded by the coding sequence ATGATGGCGAAAACATTTCGTTTGCTGACGATGATGGGTTTGTTGACGGCGGTTTTTTGGACGATGAACTGCGGCAATCAGCCGGAAACCATCGTTTCCAAGCCGACGGAGAGCCAATCCGCAGCCGTTGCTCCAGCGAATACTGAAGCCGTTGTTTCGACTCCAACTCCAGAACCGTTGGCGCTCGCTCCGGCGGGAATCGAGGCGGAAAAAAGCGTCGCTTCCGGCTTGGACAATATCGCGCTGGAGGATTTGAAGCGCTTCATTCAACGGCGCGCCAGTAAACCTTTGTTTTTACTAGTTTGGACCTCTGGCAGTTCTCCCTGTTTGGAATTGGCGGCATTGATCGCCGAACTCCATCAGAAATACCGCGACGAGCGTATCGATTTCCTGGCTTTGTCCATCGACGCCGTGAGCGAGACCGTCGGCAACGTTCCCACGGCGATCCGCGAACATAAGATTACGCTTCCCGTCAAAATTTTGACCGAGAAAGATGCAGATAAGATCGTCGCTTCTCTGGATTTGAGTTGGAATGGCGAGGTTCCTATGGTTTTTCTCTACGACGGCCAAGGAAAAATCGCCGAGAAATATTCCGCGCCGCAACCGAAAGAGACGTACGATAAAGCCATCCAGTCCCTTTTGAAGAAGAAATAA
- the folD gene encoding bifunctional methylenetetrahydrofolate dehydrogenase/methenyltetrahydrofolate cyclohydrolase FolD yields the protein MAAQILDGKYLAQTIRNEIKMEVQAFIEETSIQPALAVILVGDNPASKVYVRNKGKACIETGMKSIQYDLPNELSQEELIALIDKLNADPAIHGILAQLPLPPHIDVLAIQERILPIKDVDGLHPVNVGRLSLGCDCLVPCTPLGVIEILKRADISIKGKQAVVVGRSHIVGKPMIQLLLKEHATVTVCHSRTQDLPAVCRTADILVAATGQARMIRKEWIKPGAAVIDVGISFEERNGKIVQIGDVDRDEAEEIAGYLSPSPGGPGPMTIAMLMKNTLKAARMQLEEKQ from the coding sequence ATGGCCGCACAAATTCTGGATGGAAAATATCTCGCTCAAACCATCCGCAATGAAATCAAAATGGAAGTCCAGGCTTTTATCGAAGAAACCTCGATTCAACCGGCGCTGGCTGTGATTCTCGTCGGCGACAATCCCGCCTCCAAAGTCTACGTACGCAACAAAGGCAAAGCCTGCATCGAGACGGGAATGAAATCGATCCAGTACGATCTTCCCAACGAACTATCGCAGGAAGAGTTGATCGCTTTGATCGATAAATTGAACGCCGATCCCGCCATCCACGGCATCCTGGCGCAACTGCCGCTGCCTCCCCATATCGATGTCCTTGCCATCCAAGAGCGCATCCTGCCAATCAAAGACGTGGATGGCCTCCACCCCGTCAACGTGGGACGTCTCTCTTTGGGCTGCGATTGCCTGGTTCCCTGCACGCCGCTGGGAGTGATCGAGATTTTGAAGCGCGCCGATATCTCTATAAAAGGCAAACAGGCGGTCGTCGTGGGACGCAGCCATATCGTCGGCAAACCGATGATTCAATTGCTGCTGAAGGAGCACGCCACCGTCACTGTCTGCCATTCGCGCACGCAAGACTTGCCCGCCGTATGCCGTACGGCGGATATCCTCGTCGCCGCCACCGGCCAGGCGCGGATGATCCGCAAAGAATGGATCAAACCCGGCGCAGCGGTGATCGACGTCGGCATTAGTTTCGAGGAACGGAACGGGAAAATCGTCCAAATCGGCGATGTCGACCGGGACGAAGCGGAGGAAATAGCGGGATATTTAAGCCCCTCTCCCGGCGGACCGGGACCGATGACCATCGCCATGCTGATGAAAAACACATTAAAAGCGGCGCGAATGCAGTTGGAAGAAAAACAGTGA
- the lysA gene encoding diaminopimelate decarboxylase — protein MTSAYETHSRFFQYRGNELFVENVLLREIAQSYGTPTYVYSQNAILDAFNGYRRGLDGLPHLVAFAVKANGNQAILHTLAQAGSGADLTSGGELALALRSGIPADRMIYSGVGKTDEEIREALRAGILMFNVESEPELETIDRLAQEVQKRAPVSFRVNPDIDAKTHPKITTGLREHKFGIFWESAVELYRKAAKMKGIEIMGISSHIGSSLQDATPLLQALDRLLELKNALRGAGIEISRLDLGGGLGIQYQSENPDLPEEYAAKVREKIRSSGATLILEPGRSIVGNAGVIVCRVLYVKRTADRTFIIVDAAMNDLARPAIYGAYHEIVPVRLSGEEQELVDVAGPICESSDVFGKQRPLPPCQPGDLLAICSAGAYGFAMASRYNGRVMPAEAMAEGERHWLIRRRETYEDLFRHQMGF, from the coding sequence ATGACATCGGCTTACGAAACCCATTCCCGGTTTTTTCAATACCGGGGAAACGAACTATTTGTAGAAAACGTACTATTGCGTGAGATCGCCCAATCTTACGGAACGCCTACCTACGTTTATTCTCAAAACGCAATTCTGGATGCCTTCAACGGCTACCGGCGCGGTTTGGACGGTCTTCCCCATCTTGTCGCTTTCGCCGTGAAAGCCAATGGAAATCAGGCGATCCTGCATACGTTGGCCCAGGCGGGATCGGGAGCGGATTTGACCTCAGGCGGCGAATTGGCGTTGGCTCTGCGCTCCGGAATCCCCGCCGATCGCATGATCTATTCCGGCGTGGGAAAGACGGATGAGGAAATCCGAGAAGCGTTACGGGCGGGCATCCTGATGTTCAACGTGGAATCCGAACCGGAGCTGGAGACGATCGATCGCCTGGCGCAGGAAGTTCAAAAACGCGCACCGGTTTCTTTTCGAGTCAATCCCGACATCGACGCCAAGACGCATCCCAAAATCACTACCGGCTTGCGTGAACATAAATTCGGGATTTTTTGGGAATCCGCCGTCGAACTTTATCGAAAAGCCGCCAAGATGAAGGGCATTGAAATTATGGGTATCTCATCCCATATCGGCTCTTCCCTGCAAGACGCAACGCCGCTCTTGCAAGCGCTCGACCGGCTGCTGGAGTTGAAGAATGCCTTGCGCGGCGCGGGAATCGAGATATCGCGTCTCGATTTGGGGGGCGGATTGGGCATTCAATATCAAAGCGAAAATCCCGATCTTCCCGAAGAATACGCCGCCAAAGTCCGCGAAAAGATCCGCTCGTCCGGCGCGACGCTGATCCTGGAGCCGGGACGCTCCATCGTCGGCAACGCGGGAGTCATCGTATGCCGCGTGTTGTACGTCAAGCGGACGGCGGACCGGACGTTTATTATCGTCGACGCTGCCATGAACGATTTGGCGCGGCCTGCAATATATGGAGCTTATCATGAAATCGTTCCCGTTCGGCTTTCCGGAGAGGAACAGGAATTGGTGGATGTTGCGGGACCGATTTGCGAGTCGAGCGACGTGTTCGGCAAACAGCGCCCCTTACCCCCTTGCCAGCCCGGCGATTTATTGGCGATCTGCTCGGCGGGCGCTTACGGTTTTGCTATGGCATCGCGGTATAACGGAAGAGTAATGCCCGCCGAAGCGATGGCGGAGGGCGAACGTCATTGGCTGATCCGTCGGCGTGAAACCTACGAGGACCTGTTTCGGCATCAAATGGGGTTTTGA
- the fba gene encoding class II fructose-bisphosphate aldolase (catalyzes the reversible aldol condensation of dihydroxyacetonephosphate and glyceraldehyde 3-phosphate in the Calvin cycle, glycolysis, and/or gluconeogenesis), producing MPLIPMRVMLDHAAENGYGVAAFNVNNMEQIQAIMAAAVETNSPVIIQASRGARKYTNDNYLRHLMIAAAELHPNIPIVMHQDHGNSPATCQSAIEYGFTSVMMDGSLKEDGKTPATFEYNCETTKKVVDLAHAKGVSVEGELGCLGSLETGKGDKEDGHGFEGKLDKGSLLTDPDQAVDFVAQTGVDALAVAIGTSHGAYKFTRKPTGDILAISRIEEIHKKLPNTHLVMHGSSSVPEALVDLINQYGGGIKKAYGVPVEEIQRGIKHGVRKINVDTDNRLAMTGAIRKVFAENNAEFDPRGYLGPARAAMQEVCKARMIAFGQAGYADKIKMVTLVDMAAQYKK from the coding sequence ATGCCTCTGATTCCTATGAGAGTAATGCTAGACCATGCCGCCGAAAACGGTTATGGCGTCGCCGCTTTCAATGTCAACAACATGGAGCAAATCCAAGCGATTATGGCGGCGGCGGTGGAAACCAATTCCCCGGTCATCATTCAGGCCAGCCGGGGCGCCCGCAAGTATACTAACGATAATTATCTTCGTCATCTCATGATCGCAGCGGCGGAACTGCATCCCAATATTCCTATCGTCATGCACCAAGACCACGGCAACAGCCCCGCCACCTGCCAATCCGCCATCGAATACGGCTTCACCAGCGTCATGATGGACGGTTCGCTGAAAGAAGACGGCAAGACGCCAGCCACATTCGAATACAATTGCGAAACCACAAAGAAAGTCGTCGATCTGGCCCACGCCAAAGGCGTCAGCGTCGAGGGCGAGTTGGGCTGCTTGGGCAGTCTGGAAACCGGCAAAGGCGATAAAGAAGACGGTCATGGATTTGAAGGCAAACTGGACAAAGGGAGCCTGCTCACCGATCCCGACCAAGCCGTCGATTTCGTCGCCCAAACCGGCGTCGACGCGTTGGCCGTCGCCATCGGCACCAGCCACGGCGCCTACAAGTTCACCCGTAAACCCACCGGCGACATTCTAGCCATCAGCCGCATCGAGGAAATCCACAAAAAACTCCCCAACACCCATCTTGTCATGCACGGCTCCTCTTCCGTTCCCGAAGCATTGGTGGACCTTATCAACCAATACGGCGGCGGCATCAAGAAAGCCTACGGCGTGCCGGTGGAAGAAATCCAACGCGGCATCAAGCACGGCGTCCGCAAGATCAACGTTGACACCGACAACCGTCTTGCCATGACCGGCGCCATCCGCAAAGTCTTCGCGGAGAACAACGCCGAGTTCGATCCGCGCGGATACCTCGGACCTGCGCGCGCAGCCATGCAGGAAGTCTGCAAAGCCCGCATGATCGCTTTCGGCCAGGCTGGCTACGCTGACAAAATCAAAATGGTTACCTTGGTCGATATGGCCGCCCAATACAAGAAATAA
- the pdxA gene encoding 4-hydroxythreonine-4-phosphate dehydrogenase PdxA: protein MIKPRLAVTMGDPAGVGPEIIAKALSHSETLLHCQPVIVGSKRVLERAFQFAQTSFPYQTWSNGNLPDSWPGVALFNDEERLCDAIPLAQVDAVCGDCAYAWLVRAIQWAKEKQIDAIVTAPLHKEALNQAGHHYAGHTEILADETGVKDFSLMLISGRFRVTHVTCHVAIKDVSSFITQERVACVIRLFDAALTRIDGKRPIIAVCSLNPHAGEGGLFGREEIDAIRPAIAQCSAEGITAYGPYPPDSIYPQLAGGKFDGVVAMYHDQGHIPFKMSNFAFDPHTQEWKTVAGVNVTLGLPIIRTSVDHGTAFDLAGTGKASERSLLDAIDAAVKLAG, encoded by the coding sequence ATGATCAAGCCTCGCCTCGCCGTAACGATGGGCGATCCCGCCGGCGTAGGACCGGAAATCATCGCCAAAGCTTTGAGCCATTCCGAAACTTTGTTGCATTGCCAACCGGTGATTGTGGGTTCGAAGCGCGTCCTCGAACGCGCCTTTCAATTCGCCCAAACCTCATTTCCCTATCAAACGTGGAGCAACGGCAATCTTCCCGACTCCTGGCCAGGAGTCGCCCTTTTCAACGACGAGGAGCGTCTGTGCGACGCGATTCCCTTGGCTCAAGTGGACGCCGTTTGCGGCGATTGCGCTTACGCCTGGCTGGTGCGCGCCATCCAATGGGCGAAAGAGAAACAAATCGACGCCATCGTTACCGCTCCCTTGCATAAAGAAGCGTTGAATCAGGCGGGACATCATTACGCCGGCCATACGGAAATTCTAGCCGATGAAACCGGCGTCAAGGATTTCAGCCTTATGTTAATATCGGGACGCTTCCGCGTTACGCACGTTACATGCCATGTCGCCATAAAAGACGTTTCTTCTTTTATTACCCAAGAGCGCGTCGCCTGCGTTATACGTCTGTTCGACGCAGCTCTGACGCGCATCGACGGCAAGCGTCCCATCATCGCCGTCTGCTCCCTCAATCCTCATGCGGGCGAAGGCGGCCTGTTCGGACGCGAAGAGATCGACGCCATTCGCCCCGCCATCGCGCAATGCTCGGCGGAAGGGATAACGGCCTACGGCCCCTATCCGCCCGATTCCATCTATCCCCAGCTGGCGGGCGGCAAATTCGACGGCGTCGTCGCCATGTACCACGACCAGGGGCACATTCCCTTCAAAATGTCTAACTTCGCCTTCGATCCCCATACCCAGGAATGGAAAACCGTCGCGGGCGTGAACGTAACGCTGGGTTTGCCCATCATCCGAACCTCCGTCGATCACGGCACCGCCTTCGATCTGGCGGGAACCGGCAAAGCTTCCGAACGCTCGCTATTGGACGCCATCGACGCGGCGGTTAAACTGGCGGGATGA
- a CDS encoding DUF2283 domain-containing protein, with translation MKVTYDRETDSLTIYFREVPVKESDELRPGVIADLGYDNEIVSLEILRASKVVQNTKEFQFAISE, from the coding sequence ATGAAAGTCACTTATGATCGCGAAACCGACTCTCTGACTATCTACTTTCGAGAAGTCCCGGTAAAGGAAAGCGATGAATTGCGTCCGGGCGTCATCGCCGATTTGGGATATGATAACGAAATTGTCAGCCTTGAGATTTTAAGGGCGTCGAAAGTCGTTCAAAACACCAAAGAATTTCAGTTCGCTATTAGCGAATAG
- a CDS encoding YgiT-type zinc finger protein, giving the protein MCGSTECRDGTAQEIFMIGEHPALVENIPARICLRCGEPVFSSDTTENIRQLIHGNAQPVKSMTMDVFEYVS; this is encoded by the coding sequence ATTTGCGGATCGACGGAATGCCGCGATGGGACGGCGCAGGAAATTTTCATGATCGGAGAACATCCGGCGTTGGTGGAAAATATCCCGGCTCGAATCTGTCTCCGATGCGGCGAACCTGTTTTTAGCAGCGATACCACGGAAAACATCCGCCAATTGATTCATGGAAACGCGCAGCCGGTAAAATCCATGACGATGGACGTATTTGAATATGTTTCATGA
- a CDS encoding type II toxin-antitoxin system HicB family antitoxin: MKRTFTAYVEWDEETKLYIGIVPGIPGAHTEGATLDELNHNLKEVLELCLEELSDEYIPQFVGLQQIEVAF; this comes from the coding sequence ATGAAACGTACTTTTACCGCCTATGTAGAATGGGACGAGGAAACGAAATTATATATTGGAATCGTGCCGGGCATTCCAGGCGCCCATACCGAGGGAGCGACATTGGACGAGCTGAATCATAACCTGAAAGAAGTGCTCGAACTCTGCCTGGAGGAATTAAGCGACGAATACATTCCCCAGTTTGTAGGCCTTCAACAAATTGAAGTCGCCTTTTGA
- a CDS encoding type II toxin-antitoxin system HicA family toxin, with protein sequence MDRALRELDFVPTRQKGSHVFYRHPDGRTTSVPNHPGRDIPRSLLREILREIEISPDQLIDILK encoded by the coding sequence ATGGATCGCGCATTGCGCGAATTGGATTTTGTTCCCACACGTCAAAAAGGAAGTCACGTTTTCTATCGGCATCCGGATGGCCGAACTACATCGGTTCCGAATCACCCCGGACGCGATATCCCACGGTCTTTATTGCGAGAAATTTTACGGGAAATCGAAATATCACCCGATCAGCTCATTGATATTTTGAAGTGA